The Ziziphus jujuba cultivar Dongzao chromosome 12, ASM3175591v1 sequence TAACTCTGAGGGTATATTTCCATGGAAACTTGTTTAAACTCAAATCGGTAATCTGCAAACGGCTCAAAAGGCCAATTTCAAGTCCTATTTCACCAGAAATACCATAACCAGAGAGGTTCAAGGACCTCAAATTCTGGGCATTATCACATTCAACTCCTACCCATAAACATGGAGTGGAATCACAAGCATTCCAACTTGAGGTAATCGAAGAAGGCAAAGTTTTCCAGGTCCCCAAAAGTGACAACTAAGCAACCCCATCATAATTCAAAGCAGacaaagtacatatatatagaacaaaaaaaaaaaacatagtgaAAGCACCAGGTTTTGCAAACCAAGCAGCATATTTTCTACGTGGAACAGAAATGGAGAAAAAAGCAGAAAAATAATGCAATGTGACAATTACAATGGAGGGTTTTAACTTGAAAGGAACTGGAAGGAAGTACTAAGAAATTTGAAGCTTTCTGGATTAAACAAGCACATTTTGAATTACGAAATGCATCAAACACAATTTTGGAGAGATTAGAGGATTAGAGAGAAACTAGGTGTGAAAAGACTATGGAAATGTGTGTCACCTTCTCAATTAATACATGGTAGAAACTCTGAAACTGAGACTTTCCTTCCTAGGACCCCAAGTTGGCCACTTGGCTCATAAAATGGGAAAGAAGCCAACcaccataaattaaataatttacatataaaatcaaTCTTCTACAAGATTAATAGGGAAGTTGAATTAGTTTAAAAGGAATATGAGTTTTTTGTCCCAATGCCATCCCACATTCTAAAGttaaatgtcaatttttttttaatttattttatccctTAACAGAAATACATGTCTCAAGTCAAATTTGCATGTTACATTTGCCTAATTAAATGTGTATCATGAAAACAATTTCTTCcctttatatagatatatggcAAGTTAAAAGAAGCATTATCTTGCTAAGCAGCTAAGcaagtttttcttcttttgctctGTCTTGgtataaaaggaaaaagttaTCCAATCCAAAATGTTGATTAGTAtataaaaaggaaatgaaataaCAATTAAGCTTACCCAGTTAAAGtcattatattttaatcaattagaACCTTGTAAAAGATCACAAGGTGTATCATTGAGTTCTTGATCACAATATCAAAAACTTCAACATTAATGAGTAGATTTCATATAATCATAGAAGTGCAATACTAATAAGTGCACAAACTAAAATCTATCCAGTCCACCATATGGGGTAGGCCTCAATAATAGATTGTCTAGCAGGAATATTCATGAAGTTGCAGCAAGGAAAGCCTCCATCTTCTAACAATTTCTTCTTTACGTCCATTGTTCACTCTTTTTCCAGGAATAAGTGTTATCATTGTTAAATCTACTATTATGTGAGAAGGCATAATATAGTGACTTTGAATAAATTTGTTGCTCATGAAACTGAAACATAGGAAAGCATTTTCAGTACCAACCAAccaccatatatataaatgctttCTCGTAattcaaattgccaaaaaacaatttataaacGCTTTCTTTAGTAAATTATTATGTGGAAGGTTACAAGCAATACAAATCATTGTACTGGTTGCAATCATTATTGTTTCCCATGCAAAGCCATAGCTCTGCAGAAAAGAGAGATTTGTAACATGGAAACATCATGTATGATTTTGGAAATGATCCATCACTCCACATTCTTGGTTGAAAAGGaaataataacatcgattagaTACTCTTTCATTTCCCAGCACATTGAACTATTTTttcactaaaaaataaatatataagaaactGCTGTACTAATGAAATCTGTTGTTTcgcattaaaagaaaaaatgtatatatattttcactaaAAGTAAGAAGTTTGAATATTTACAGAGATAAGATTTTGGGATCTCCATCTTAATTgcccaaataaaatatagtaactGATACAACAATTTTCGTCGGACAGcacacaacaaaaaaaatgggATAAGTCTACCTGTTAAAGTAGACAAGCTGAAACTCCCAAAATCTAAGCTCCTTCTCATTGTTTAGCATCCACTAGTAGTTTGACAACCTCTCTCATTGTTGGCCTCTTGCTAGGCTCCTTCTCAGTGCATCTCAAAGCCACCTGAAGAACACAAACAACTTGTTCTGTGACATGTGAATCTGGCAGTTCCTCCAAAATACTTGGATCCACAATCTTATCAATTTCTTCACCATTGCTCCAAATAGATCTAACCCAACTCACAATATCTGTTTCTTCCCTAAACAATGGATCCAATGCTTTCTTTCGAGTTATCAGCTCAAGCAATACAACCCCATAACTGTACACATCAGACTCCTGGCTTCTTTTTGTTGTAAATGCATTTTCTGTCACAAATAATGGCAGACAGTTTATAGAAAGtatagagaaaagagaaaatattgatAATCTCAATAAATGTAGAAGTATATATACCCGGTGCAATATATCCTAATGTACCAACGACTGAGGTTGATGATGTTGAAGCAGAAGACTGATCCAGAAATTTGGCAATCCCAAAATCAGCTATATAAGGCTCCATCTCTGAATCTAAAAGTATGTTTGTTGGTTTGATGTCTCGATGAAGTATAGCAGGATCACAATCAAAATGGAGATATGCCAACCCATTTGCAGTTCCAACAGCAATGTTATAGCGGATGCTCCATTTTAGAGTTATCGGTGGACTTGTTTCATGTAAAACATCATGGAGGCTACCATTTTGCATGTACCTATACAAGATTAAACCATGGTCAATTCTTGACCAAAATTCTTCCAATTTAACCAGGTTCCGGTGCCTGATCTTCCCAATAGTTTCAATTTCTCTGCATATACTCAGCCGTCCTCCTTCACTCCCTCCATATACAACTTTCTTTACAGCATAATTTTCGCCTGGACCAACAAAGGCTTTGTAAACAGTTCCATGAGCTCCTTTGCCAATTATATACTGGTCACTAAGGTGTTCTGTAGCCTCCAACACTTTATTCAGCAAGGAATTTGATTCCTTCTTACCAAAGCTCAGTGATTGCTGCTTTGGTTTTCTTCGCAACAGAAATAGATAAACCAGTCCAAGAAccactaaaacaaaaaatatacaagCTCCAAGAGCAATCATTGCAATTTTCACTTTACCAATGGAATTCTGCTTTTTTGGTAGATTGCCACAAGGCTTGAACATGCTATTTGCAGTGCAACTTGAGTGTCTTGATAAAGGACAACTGACACATAGGCTGGGATTGCCCATAAATGACGATGGAGATGATTCCAGCAAGTGTAACAATGTCTCTGGCACTGGACCAGAGAAGTTATTGTTTGAAACATTAATCTCAATTAGCCAAGGAATATTACCAAGAACCGTCAAACTCCCTGTCAAATTATTATCAGATATATACAACCGCTCTATATGGATCCTTCCTATTTCAAATGGAAGATAACCAGTCAACCCATTATTGCTGAGATTTAATGTAGTAAATGGATTTTTCCATGCTCCAATTGATTTGGGAATCTCTCCTCCCAGCAGATTTCCACCAAGTTGTAGAATATAAAGCTTCTCAAACTCTGAAAAGAATGATGGAATACCACCAGTGAGCTGGTTCTCACTCAAAACCAATGTTGATATATCTTTCCAGCTCCTCAAACTCAATGGTATAGAAccattcaacaaattaaaacccGCATCGAAGGAACCTAGTCTGGTACAATTTGATAGCTGAGATGGCAAAGGACCTACCAAATTATTATGAGAAAGGTTAAAAACCTGAAGATTTATGAGATTGCCTAGCTCCTGCGGTATTGATCCTTTAAACTTGTTCATTGACAAGTTAATGTAAGTGATGTTGGTACAGTTTCCCATGCTTGATGGTATTTCTCCACTGAAACTGTTCTTGCTTATGTCCATGTATGAAAGGTCTGTGCCTTTGGCGAACTTTGGAAGAAACCCTGTGAGCTTATTTTGTTTGAGGATTAGCCTATGTAGAGTTGGACAGCTTCCCACTTCTGAAGGTATGCTACCTTCAAGTTGATTAACACCCAATAGTAGCCTCCGTAATTTCTTTCTGTGGCAAAGATTTGGTGGGATGTCGCCACTGAAACTATTATTAGTAAAGTCCAACTGCACTAAGCTGCTGTTGATCCCCAGACCTTTGGGTATGATACCAAAGAAATGGTTGTTAAACAGAGAAATGTTTTGGAGTTTCTTCAGTTCAGTAACCACCGAAGGGATTTGCCCTGAAAGACTGTTATTAGAAACAAGAATTTCCTGAAGACTTTGAATTTTCCATATGCTAACTGGTATTTCACCAGTTAAATGGTTATCTTGAAGCTGAAGATCCCAAAGATTAGTCAGCATCCCTAATTCACTGGGAATTTCCCCCTCAAGACGGTTTGAATACAATTGTAGGATTGTCAAGGATTTACAATTTCCAAGTTCAGGAGGTATTTTCCCAGACAACTGGTTCTCTGAGAGGACAAGTTCCGAAAGCTCATCTAGTTGACCAAAGGAAGAAGGGATACTACCCACTAAGTTATTATTCATAGCAGAAAACTTATATAAACTACTACAATTGCCCAAACTCGGTGGAATCTGTCCACTAATTCTATTGTATGCAACATCCAAATATTCTAAATTGCTGCAACTACCCAACCCAGAAGGAATACTACCCACAAGATCATTGATCCCGACAAACAAGTCTGTAAGGTGTTTGAGATTGGTAAAGCTCTCAGGCAAAACTCCTGTCAAATGATTATCATCCAAAAAAAGTTCCTGTAATTTCCAACAATTTCCAATGGAAGGAGGAATCTCCCCTGATAACTGGTTCCGTCCTAAATCTAGAGACAAGACCTTGCTCATATTCCCAACACTTAGAGGGATAAATCCATTCAAGTTGTTAGCGTTGAGATAAAGATGTTTTAAGTCTGGAATTTGGAACAATGACTCAGATACTTCACCATACAGAAAATTGTCAGACAAGGAAAGAGTCTGCaacttcttcaagtttttcaggATGCTGGGTATCTCCCCTGTAAGAGCATTCCCAGAAAGATCTAGAGTCTCAAGAACACTACAATTTCCTAACTCTGGGGGTATCTTCCCAGAGAAACTGTTCAAACTCAAGTCAATGGTCTGCAAATAATTGAAACGGCCAATTTCGGGCCCTATTTCACCAGAAACCTCATAATCagagaggttcaaggacaacaAATTCTGGGCATCATCACATCCTACTCCTACCCATAAACATGGAGTGGAATCAGAAGCATTCCAACTTGAGCCAATGGAAGAAGGCACTGTTTTCCAGCGCCCCAAAAGCAATAACAAAGTCAACCCATCGTTGCTCAAAGCAGACAAAGTGTGTATGCAACAAAAGAAGCAAAGTAACAGCACAAGGTTTTTCAAGCCAAGCAACATGCTTTCTAAGTAGAAATAGAATACACATATAAAGAAAGCAGAGAAAAAACAATGCCCGTGTCAACATAACAATGAAGGGTTTTAAGCAACTGGGAACTAGGGACTTACCTAGTTGAAGCTTGCCAGAAAAAGCAGCagattttggatttggaattggatatgcttcaaagacagTTTTGGAGAGATTCAAAGAGTGAGATAGAGAGTGATGCTGAGTGTGTGAAGAATATGAAAATGGGTGTCTTTTTCTCCGTCGGCCACCGTTATTTGCCAATTTAGAAAaactacataaatatatatatatatatatatatatatatgtaaactgCATTAAAGGCCAACCCAACTCAGCCAACTGTATTTATAtactatatgtacatatatatattatatatatatatatatatgtacatatagtaTATAAATACAGTTGGCTGAGTTGGGTTGGCCTTTAATgcagttttattttaaaaataaaaaaataaataaacgagTTGAGAAGAAATGAGATAAAAAccaattatatgataaatttgatGTAACATAACTAATTCAAGTCAACTACTTAATTATTCATCAAAAGAAACtacatgatatatttttttgataataactCAACTACCTGAAATATAATTCAGCCAAAGAAAAGAATGAGAAATGAAAACGAcgcgatatatatatacatatatatatattggcctCATATATATCCAAATGCTGGCTCAGGTCTCTATCACCTGTTTCAACTGGTAAAACCTTTCGGGCTTTCCCAGGGTACAAGTTGGCACAATTataaataagttaaattaattaataaaccgTTGAAAACAAATTATCGAATAACGGCTGGAGCCTGGACCCGCCCACCATTCCATCGAGACAGTGGTTTGAAGCCAACCAGcataaaggaaattaaaaatatataaaaagcatTCTTGGcgacttttattattattattattattatatataaaataaaatagtcagGAACTAAATAATAAAGCTTTGGGAACAAGTTATCGAGAAGCAGCTTGAGCCTGGACCCGCTCACCATTCCACTGACACGCGGGGTTTGAAGCCAACCaccattaaataaattaaaaatatataaaagcattCTTGGcgacattattatatatatatatatatatatatttttttttttttaacggtcCCACATTCTAAAGTTAATGCCAAATATACTATGTGTACTTCCTCAAATATCTTTCTTATCTTTGTCGATAACATTTTCCACAATGATATTGCTTtcgcataatttttttatattttcacaaaaatttGCGTTATTCCAATCATGCAATATGTTTGTTAACGGACCAAGATATTTAATACATATTATTTACCAATAATTAGAATTGTAAAGCCTTGTTTTATATAACttctaaaaaataagaaattatttatgatttttaagggttaaaagttgtttttaaaagtatttggataatttttttaaaaaaaaattttcactcaCATATGGATAGACCTCATAAAGAAAagtattttggtatatttttttcacttgtGCATCTCACAAGTGGATATATTCGGTACTCTTATCCATCCATACCTTACTAGTAAAGTGTGTGGTATGCCTATCTCGTTGAAGATTTTCTCCTCCATAAAAGCttttaattaccaaaacaaATGTTGATGTAGCTTATTAGAAAGCTCTtatgaagaaattaattaaggTCTAAAGATGTTCAAGCAAAAATTATCTCAAATGGATCTAAACAAGTCTAATGcaaataactttttaattttactaattGTTTAGTTAATAGATTTGGATCtagataaaagtaaaaaattaaccaTTAAGTCGattttttagaagaaaaaattgTGGAAATACTTTATTCATGgaatatttcaatatataaaagTCACAATTACACCAATGTTTTGTtttctcaatttaaaaatagattCAAGGATGTATTATTACCTTGACGAAAACTGCATCAGCATTTAGGATTATCCCTTCAAAAGCAAGTGCAGATGCAATGACATGTGGCAGATTAAAATTAGATTCcacaatctcttttttttttttttttttttttgatgaaacaaaaaaatacctCTTGATAGTATCATTTGCATCAAGTCGTAGTCCTGTACCACTCGACAATTGAGCTATGGAACCATTCGAGGCAATAACGAGGCTtactaattttcaaattttaactttCGAATTTACAGGTGTGAAGGCTAAGAGGCTTCATATACAGCTTTGCAGATCCCACCAATGATCCTATGCTACCAAACTCATCTTTGTATGCTGAACAAACGGTGTTTGACATTGCATCATTAAACTACTTGTTTGTATTCAAGATTTGATGAAGCCAAATCCAAATTtcacaaccattttttttttttgtgggggggggggggggggggcttgAAAAGGGAGTTACATTAACCAAAAGAAAAGCAAACATACAAGCAAGCACGCTTCTAATGAATCAGGAGGAAGTTATTATACCACTTTTTTTATTCATGATATCTACAAAATCctaaaaatgaagaaaggaaaaacaaagtcAGAGTAAGCATTAGAAAGCCCCCAACGCAAGACAAAATATGCgagtttattattttgtctaGGGCCCCAAAcgaaaaaaatggaataaaaaagA is a genomic window containing:
- the LOC107428134 gene encoding receptor-like protein kinase isoform X1; protein product: MQFTYIYIYIYIYLCSFSKLANNGGRRRKRHPFSYSSHTQHHSLSHSLNLSKTVFEAYPIPNPKSAAFSGKLQLVPSSIGSSWNASDSTPCLWVGVGCDDAQNLLSLNLSDYEVSGEIGPEIGRFNYLQTIDLSLNSFSGKIPPELGNCSVLETLDLSGNALTGEIPSILKNLKKLQTLSLSDNFLYGEVSESLFQIPDLKHLYLNANNLNGFIPLSVGNMSKVLSLDLGRNQLSGEIPPSIGNCWKLQELFLDDNHLTGVLPESFTNLKHLTDLFVGINDLVGSIPSGLGSCSNLEYLDVAYNRISGQIPPSLGNCSSLYKFSAMNNNLVGSIPSSFGQLDELSELVLSENQLSGKIPPELGNCKSLTILQLYSNRLEGEIPSELGMLTNLWDLQLQDNHLTGEIPVSIWKIQSLQEILVSNNSLSGQIPSVVTELKKLQNISLFNNHFFGIIPKGLGINSSLVQLDFTNNSFSGDIPPNLCHRKKLRRLLLGVNQLEGSIPSEVGSCPTLHRLILKQNKLTGFLPKFAKGTDLSYMDISKNSFSGEIPSSMGNCTNITYINLSMNKFKGSIPQELGNLINLQVFNLSHNNLVGPLPSQLSNCTRLGSFDAGFNLLNGSIPLSLRSWKDISTLVLSENQLTGGIPSFFSEFEKLYILQLGGNLLGGEIPKSIGAWKNPFTTLNLSNNGLTGYLPFEIGRIHIERLYISDNNLTGSLTVLGNIPWLIEINVSNNNFSGPVPETLLHLLESSPSSFMGNPSLCVSCPLSRHSSCTANSMFKPCGNLPKKQNSIGKVKIAMIALGACIFFVLVVLGLVYLFLLRRKPKQQSLSFGKKESNSLLNKVLEATEHLSDQYIIGKGAHGTVYKAFVGPGENYAVKKVVYGGSEGGRLSICREIETIGKIRHRNLVKLEEFWSRIDHGLILYRYMQNGSLHDVLHETSPPITLKWSIRYNIAVGTANGLAYLHFDCDPAILHRDIKPTNILLDSEMEPYIADFGIAKFLDQSSASTSSTSVVGTLGYIAPENAFTTKRSQESDVYSYGVVLLELITRKKALDPLFREETDIVSWVRSIWSNGEEIDKIVDPSILEELPDSHVTEQVVCVLQVALRCTEKEPSKRPTMREVVKLLVDAKQ
- the LOC107428134 gene encoding receptor-like protein kinase isoform X2 encodes the protein MLLGLKNLVLLLCFFCCIHTLSALSNDGLTLLLLLGRWKTVPSSIGSSWNASDSTPCLWVGVGCDDAQNLLSLNLSDYEVSGEIGPEIGRFNYLQTIDLSLNSFSGKIPPELGNCSVLETLDLSGNALTGEIPSILKNLKKLQTLSLSDNFLYGEVSESLFQIPDLKHLYLNANNLNGFIPLSVGNMSKVLSLDLGRNQLSGEIPPSIGNCWKLQELFLDDNHLTGVLPESFTNLKHLTDLFVGINDLVGSIPSGLGSCSNLEYLDVAYNRISGQIPPSLGNCSSLYKFSAMNNNLVGSIPSSFGQLDELSELVLSENQLSGKIPPELGNCKSLTILQLYSNRLEGEIPSELGMLTNLWDLQLQDNHLTGEIPVSIWKIQSLQEILVSNNSLSGQIPSVVTELKKLQNISLFNNHFFGIIPKGLGINSSLVQLDFTNNSFSGDIPPNLCHRKKLRRLLLGVNQLEGSIPSEVGSCPTLHRLILKQNKLTGFLPKFAKGTDLSYMDISKNSFSGEIPSSMGNCTNITYINLSMNKFKGSIPQELGNLINLQVFNLSHNNLVGPLPSQLSNCTRLGSFDAGFNLLNGSIPLSLRSWKDISTLVLSENQLTGGIPSFFSEFEKLYILQLGGNLLGGEIPKSIGAWKNPFTTLNLSNNGLTGYLPFEIGRIHIERLYISDNNLTGSLTVLGNIPWLIEINVSNNNFSGPVPETLLHLLESSPSSFMGNPSLCVSCPLSRHSSCTANSMFKPCGNLPKKQNSIGKVKIAMIALGACIFFVLVVLGLVYLFLLRRKPKQQSLSFGKKESNSLLNKVLEATEHLSDQYIIGKGAHGTVYKAFVGPGENYAVKKVVYGGSEGGRLSICREIETIGKIRHRNLVKLEEFWSRIDHGLILYRYMQNGSLHDVLHETSPPITLKWSIRYNIAVGTANGLAYLHFDCDPAILHRDIKPTNILLDSEMEPYIADFGIAKFLDQSSASTSSTSVVGTLGYIAPENAFTTKRSQESDVYSYGVVLLELITRKKALDPLFREETDIVSWVRSIWSNGEEIDKIVDPSILEELPDSHVTEQVVCVLQVALRCTEKEPSKRPTMREVVKLLVDAKQ